In a genomic window of Alcanivorax sp.:
- a CDS encoding peptidylprolyl isomerase, with protein MIKTTSHAAHRTLHARHTLLGLLALAVLMVPVWSHAKVQMLDRIVAVVNDGAIMASELDERINTIALQFQEKGQPLPPPAVMREQVLDRMILERLQLQLADRAGIKVDDATLNQALAGIARQNGMTLEDFAAALRQDGYDWAQFREQIRQDMLISRLQQRSVASRIRITDREVDRFLNSEMGKKMFEADFRLGHILVRLPAGASPEQVQAAKEKANSLVARLKQGSDFQQLATAESDGPKALEGGDLGWRPAAQWPSLFAETAIDMNKGDISQPLRSGAGFHILKLMDRKGGVEKVVTQYQVRHVLIKPDALTSANEARAKAVRLHDSIATGKQDFAKVAAEHSDDPGSARNGGELGWITRGEMVPEFEDMMLNTPVGELSPVFESQFGWHFLRVDDTRDADMSEEFRRMQATQALQKRRFEEELETWLQEQRSESYVDIRL; from the coding sequence ATGATTAAGACAACGTCGCACGCTGCACACCGCACGCTGCACGCCAGACACACCCTGCTTGGCCTGCTGGCCCTGGCCGTGCTGATGGTACCGGTCTGGTCCCACGCCAAGGTGCAGATGCTTGATCGCATCGTGGCCGTGGTCAACGACGGCGCCATCATGGCCAGCGAGCTGGACGAGCGCATCAACACCATTGCCCTGCAATTCCAGGAAAAGGGCCAGCCATTGCCGCCCCCGGCAGTCATGCGTGAGCAGGTGCTCGATCGCATGATCCTGGAGCGCCTGCAACTGCAGCTTGCCGACCGGGCCGGCATCAAGGTGGATGACGCCACGCTCAACCAGGCCCTGGCCGGCATCGCCCGGCAAAACGGCATGACTCTGGAAGATTTCGCCGCCGCCCTGCGCCAGGACGGTTATGACTGGGCCCAGTTCCGCGAACAGATCCGCCAGGACATGCTGATTTCCCGCCTGCAGCAGCGCAGCGTGGCCTCCCGCATCCGCATCACCGACCGGGAAGTGGACCGCTTCCTGAACTCGGAAATGGGCAAGAAGATGTTCGAAGCCGATTTCCGTCTTGGTCATATCCTGGTGCGGCTGCCCGCTGGCGCCAGCCCGGAGCAAGTGCAGGCTGCCAAAGAGAAGGCCAACAGCCTCGTGGCACGGCTGAAACAGGGCAGCGATTTCCAGCAACTGGCCACTGCCGAATCCGATGGCCCCAAGGCACTGGAAGGCGGCGACCTGGGCTGGCGCCCGGCAGCCCAGTGGCCCAGCCTGTTCGCGGAAACCGCCATCGATATGAACAAGGGCGACATTTCCCAGCCGCTGCGCTCCGGCGCCGGCTTTCATATTCTCAAGCTGATGGATCGCAAGGGCGGGGTCGAGAAGGTGGTCACCCAGTATCAGGTTCGCCACGTACTGATCAAACCCGACGCCCTGACCAGTGCCAACGAGGCACGAGCCAAAGCCGTGCGTCTGCATGACAGCATTGCCACTGGCAAGCAGGACTTTGCCAAGGTGGCCGCAGAGCATTCCGACGACCCGGGCAGTGCCCGCAACGGCGGTGAGCTGGGCTGGATTACCCGGGGCGAGATGGTACCGGAATTCGAGGACATGATGCTCAATACCCCGGTAGGCGAGCTGTCGCCGGTATTCGAGAGCCAGTTCGGCTGGCACTTCCTGCGCGTGGACGATACCCGCGACGCGGACATGAGCGAGGAATTCCGCCGCATGCAGGCCACCCAGGCCCTGCAGAAACGCCGTTTCGAGGAAGAGCTGGAAACCTGGCTGCAGGAACAGCGCAGCGAATCCTACGTGGATATTCGCTTATGA
- the pdxA gene encoding 4-hydroxythreonine-4-phosphate dehydrogenase PdxA: protein MSLTSDVGRPTPERPIAITYGDPAGIGPDLVLTLPDTFPGAPLVVIGDRHVLAQRAKQLNLTVTLSDWQPGQPLTADTLPVWHTPAGAPVAAGQPDPTTASGTVTMLTRAAQGCLDGTFAAMVTAPVAKNVICEGADPAFTGHTEFLAEQAGVDRVVMMLTARELRVALVTTHLPLSQVSRAVTADSLTRTLTILRDDLISKYRIPEPRILVLGINPHAGEGGHLGREELDVIIPTLDALRAQGMALTGPVPADTAFQPDLLAQHDAVLAMYHDQGLPVLKYAGFGEAINITLGLPFIRTSVDHGTAFDLAGTGQAKAGSLIAATRLALELAAT from the coding sequence ATGAGTCTGACGTCTGATGTCGGACGTCCGACGCCAGAGCGTCCCATTGCCATCACCTACGGGGACCCTGCAGGGATCGGACCGGATCTGGTACTGACCCTGCCGGACACTTTCCCGGGCGCCCCGCTTGTTGTCATCGGTGACCGCCACGTGCTGGCCCAGCGCGCAAAGCAGCTCAATCTGACCGTGACGCTCTCCGACTGGCAACCAGGGCAACCGCTGACAGCCGATACCCTGCCGGTATGGCACACCCCGGCCGGCGCTCCGGTGGCCGCCGGCCAACCTGATCCGACCACTGCCAGCGGCACCGTCACCATGTTGACCCGCGCCGCCCAGGGCTGCCTGGACGGCACCTTTGCCGCCATGGTGACTGCTCCGGTGGCCAAAAACGTGATCTGTGAGGGTGCCGACCCGGCCTTTACCGGCCATACCGAATTTCTGGCGGAACAGGCCGGCGTGGACCGGGTGGTGATGATGCTCACCGCCCGCGAACTGCGGGTGGCCCTGGTCACCACCCATCTGCCGCTCAGCCAGGTGTCCCGGGCGGTAACCGCGGACAGCCTGACCCGCACCCTGACCATCCTGCGCGACGATCTGATCAGCAAATATCGGATCCCGGAACCGCGTATCCTGGTGCTGGGGATCAACCCCCATGCCGGCGAAGGCGGCCATCTGGGCCGCGAAGAACTGGACGTGATCATTCCCACCCTGGATGCCCTGCGTGCCCAGGGTATGGCACTCACCGGCCCGGTGCCGGCGGATACCGCCTTCCAGCCGGACCTGCTGGCACAGCACGATGCTGTGCTGGCCATGTACCATGACCAGGGCCTGCCGGTCCTCAAGTACGCCGGCTTTGGCGAAGCCATCAATATCACCCTGGGGCTGCCCTTTATCCGCACCTCCGTGGACCATGGCACCGCCTTCGACCTGGCCGGCACCGGCCAGGCCAAGGCCGGCAGCCTGATCGCCGCCACCCGACTCGCTCTGGAGCTTGCCGCCACATGA
- the rsmA gene encoding 16S rRNA (adenine(1518)-N(6)/adenine(1519)-N(6))-dimethyltransferase RsmA encodes MTEHRTRKRFGQHFLHDRNLVDLMVRTLGLQKDDTLVEIGPGRGALTYPLLEQLPHLHVVELDRDLIALLRQENSPERLTIHESDALRFDFRTLKPADKPLRVIGNLPYNISTPLIFHLLSQADAISDMTFMLQKEVVDRLTASPGTRDWGRLSIMVQYHCQADYLFFVPPSAFSPPPKVDSAVVRLIPHASLPHPAEDEDHLRRLVAQAFTQRRKAIRNSLKSQVTLEQFEQAGIDAGLRPDQLSVADYVALANITRPEAGTA; translated from the coding sequence ATGACAGAACACCGCACCCGCAAACGTTTCGGCCAGCACTTTCTGCATGACCGCAATCTGGTAGACCTGATGGTGCGTACCCTGGGGCTGCAGAAAGACGACACCCTGGTGGAAATCGGGCCCGGCCGCGGCGCGCTCACCTACCCGCTGCTGGAACAGCTGCCGCACCTGCACGTGGTGGAGCTGGACCGGGACCTGATCGCCCTGCTGCGCCAGGAAAACAGCCCGGAGCGCCTGACCATCCATGAAAGCGATGCCCTGCGCTTCGACTTCCGCACCCTGAAACCGGCGGACAAGCCGCTGCGGGTGATCGGCAACCTGCCCTACAACATCTCCACCCCGTTGATCTTCCACCTGCTCAGCCAGGCGGACGCCATCAGCGACATGACCTTCATGTTGCAGAAGGAAGTGGTGGACCGGCTCACCGCCAGCCCCGGCACCCGCGACTGGGGCCGCCTGTCGATCATGGTCCAGTACCACTGCCAGGCGGATTATCTGTTCTTCGTGCCGCCAAGCGCCTTCAGTCCGCCGCCCAAGGTGGATTCCGCGGTAGTCCGGCTCATTCCCCATGCCAGCCTGCCCCACCCGGCCGAGGATGAAGATCACTTGCGCCGGCTGGTGGCCCAGGCCTTCACCCAACGACGCAAGGCCATCCGCAATAGTCTAAAATCACAGGTAACGCTGGAGCAGTTCGAACAGGCAGGCATCGACGCCGGCCTGCGCCCCGACCAACTCTCGGTGGCTGACTATGTGGCCCTGGCCAATATCACCCGGCCAGAGGCGGGCACCGCCTAG
- the apaG gene encoding Co2+/Mg2+ efflux protein ApaG — protein MSPRHNIQVSVETEFLADQSDPDSQRWVFAYHITIRNEGTVSARLLTRHWVITDGEDRVQEVHGEGVIGEQPHIAPGQEFSYTSGAILETEVGSMRGSYQMIGEDGTHFDAQVPMFTLAVPHALH, from the coding sequence ATGAGCCCGCGCCACAACATTCAGGTCTCGGTGGAAACCGAGTTTCTCGCCGATCAGAGCGATCCGGACAGTCAGCGCTGGGTATTCGCCTACCACATCACCATTCGTAATGAAGGCACCGTCAGCGCCCGCCTGCTGACCCGCCACTGGGTGATCACCGACGGCGAGGATCGCGTGCAGGAAGTCCACGGCGAAGGCGTCATCGGCGAACAGCCCCATATCGCCCCCGGGCAGGAATTTTCCTACACCAGCGGCGCCATCCTGGAAACCGAAGTCGGCAGCATGCGCGGCAGTTACCAGATGATTGGAGAAGATGGCACACACTTCGACGCACAAGTCCCCATGTTTACTCTTGCGGTACCGCATGCACTGCACTAA
- a CDS encoding symmetrical bis(5'-nucleosyl)-tetraphosphatase: MSDYAIGDLQGCLEPFNCLLKQINFNADRDRLFLAGDLVNRGPDSLGTLRRVYELRDNVHTVLGNHDLHLLAVAQGSTDSRRKDTLTDILEAPDRNALLGWLQDCPLLVDIPEHQAVMTHAGIPPLWTLAQARERAREVEQVLRGPQVGEYFANMYGNQPAGWNDDLQGPERWRVITNHFTRMRFVNLAGELDLATKGEADAPPEGFMPWFQHPHRQATDTRILFGHWAALEGHTDVPGVDALDTGCVWGGSLTALRLDDLTRIACHC; the protein is encoded by the coding sequence ATGAGCGATTACGCCATCGGTGACTTGCAGGGTTGCCTGGAGCCCTTCAATTGCCTGCTGAAACAAATCAATTTCAATGCCGATCGCGACCGGTTGTTCCTGGCCGGGGATCTGGTCAACCGGGGCCCGGATTCCCTGGGCACCCTGCGCCGGGTTTATGAACTGCGCGATAATGTGCATACGGTGCTGGGCAACCACGACCTGCACCTGCTGGCCGTGGCCCAGGGCAGTACCGACAGCCGCCGCAAGGACACCCTGACGGACATCCTCGAGGCACCGGACCGCAACGCCCTGCTGGGCTGGCTGCAAGACTGCCCGCTGCTGGTCGATATCCCGGAACACCAGGCGGTGATGACCCATGCCGGCATCCCACCATTATGGACACTGGCTCAAGCCCGTGAACGGGCCCGGGAAGTGGAGCAGGTGCTGCGCGGCCCGCAGGTGGGCGAGTACTTTGCCAACATGTATGGCAACCAGCCGGCGGGCTGGAACGACGACCTGCAGGGCCCGGAACGCTGGCGAGTCATCACCAACCATTTCACCCGCATGCGGTTTGTGAACCTGGCAGGAGAACTGGACCTGGCCACCAAGGGCGAAGCCGATGCGCCGCCGGAAGGGTTTATGCCCTGGTTCCAGCACCCCCACCGCCAGGCTACCGATACCCGCATCCTGTTCGGTCACTGGGCGGCACTGGAAGGCCATACGGATGTGCCCGGGGTAGACGCGCTGGATACCGGCTGCGTCTGGGGCGGCAGCCTCACCGCCCTGCGTCTCGATGATCTGACCCGCATCGCCTGCCACTGCTGA
- a CDS encoding PrkA family serine protein kinase — protein MSIISHYQARFDSTQQEEMSLEEYLELCKRDPSAYATAPERMLMAIGEPEMVDTAKDPRLSRIFSNKVIRRYPAFDEFYGLEEVIENIVSYFRHAAQGLEEKKQILYLLGPVGGGKSSLAEKLKALMQKVPFYAIKGSPVNDSPLSLFDPEEDAPILEEEYGIPRRYIRTIMSPWAVKRLHEFGGDISQFRVVKRYPSILDQVAVAKTEPGDENNQDISALVGKVDIRKLEDFAQDDPDAYSFSGGLCRANQGILEFVEMFKAPIKVLHPLLTATQEGNYNGTEHMGAIPFDGIVLAHSNEAEWHTFKNNKNNEAFIDRVYIVKVPYCLRVTEEMQIYEKLLRNSSLRDAHCAPDTLHMLAQFSTLTRLKEPENSSIYSKMRVYDGENLKDVDPHAKSMQEYHDMAGVDEGMNGLSTRFAFKILSKVFNYDHTEVAANPVHLIHVLEQRIDQEQFPLERQEQYRRFIKEYLVPRYVEFIGKEIQTAYLESYSEYGQNIFDRYVTYADFWIQDQEFRDPDTGEIFDRQALNEDLEKIEKPAGISNPKDFRNEVVNFVLRARANNHGKNPSWLSYQKLRDVIEKKMFSNTEDLLPVISFNAKGSEDDQRKHNNFVQRMVSRGYTEKQVRLLSEWYLRVRKAQ, from the coding sequence ATGAGCATTATCAGCCACTACCAGGCCCGGTTTGACAGCACCCAGCAGGAAGAAATGTCGCTGGAAGAATACCTGGAGCTGTGCAAACGCGACCCCAGCGCCTACGCCACGGCCCCCGAACGCATGCTGATGGCCATCGGCGAGCCGGAGATGGTCGACACCGCCAAGGACCCACGCCTGTCACGCATCTTCTCCAACAAGGTCATCCGTCGCTACCCTGCCTTCGACGAGTTCTACGGCCTGGAAGAAGTGATCGAAAACATCGTCAGCTACTTCCGCCATGCGGCCCAGGGCCTGGAAGAAAAGAAACAGATCCTTTACCTGCTCGGCCCGGTGGGCGGCGGCAAATCTTCCCTGGCGGAAAAGCTCAAGGCCCTGATGCAGAAAGTGCCCTTCTATGCCATCAAGGGATCCCCGGTTAACGACTCGCCCCTGTCCCTCTTTGACCCGGAGGAAGACGCGCCGATCCTGGAAGAGGAATACGGCATTCCCCGCCGCTACATCCGTACCATCATGTCCCCCTGGGCGGTAAAGCGGCTGCATGAATTTGGCGGTGATATCAGCCAGTTCCGGGTAGTGAAACGCTACCCCTCCATTCTCGATCAGGTGGCCGTGGCCAAGACCGAACCCGGCGACGAGAACAACCAGGACATTTCCGCCCTGGTGGGCAAGGTGGATATTCGCAAACTGGAAGACTTCGCCCAGGACGACCCGGATGCCTATTCCTTCTCCGGTGGCCTGTGCCGGGCCAACCAGGGCATTCTGGAATTCGTGGAAATGTTCAAGGCACCGATCAAGGTGCTGCACCCGTTGCTGACGGCCACCCAGGAAGGCAACTACAACGGTACCGAGCACATGGGCGCCATCCCGTTCGACGGTATTGTGCTGGCCCACTCCAACGAAGCGGAGTGGCATACCTTCAAGAACAACAAGAATAACGAAGCCTTTATCGACCGGGTCTATATCGTCAAGGTGCCTTACTGCCTGCGCGTCACCGAAGAGATGCAGATCTACGAGAAACTGCTGCGCAACTCCAGCCTGCGCGATGCCCACTGCGCACCGGATACCCTGCACATGCTGGCCCAGTTCTCCACCCTGACCCGACTCAAGGAACCGGAGAATTCCAGCATCTACTCCAAGATGCGCGTCTATGACGGCGAGAACCTGAAAGACGTGGATCCCCACGCCAAGTCCATGCAGGAATACCATGACATGGCCGGCGTCGATGAAGGCATGAACGGCCTCTCCACCCGCTTCGCCTTCAAGATCCTGTCCAAGGTGTTCAACTACGACCACACCGAAGTGGCGGCCAACCCGGTGCATTTGATTCATGTGCTGGAACAGCGCATTGACCAGGAGCAGTTCCCGCTGGAACGGCAGGAACAGTATCGCCGTTTTATCAAGGAATACCTGGTGCCTCGCTATGTGGAATTCATCGGCAAGGAAATCCAGACCGCCTACCTGGAGTCCTACTCCGAATACGGCCAGAACATTTTCGACCGTTATGTGACTTACGCAGATTTCTGGATTCAGGATCAGGAATTCCGGGATCCGGATACCGGGGAAATTTTCGACCGCCAGGCTCTGAACGAAGATCTGGAAAAAATCGAAAAACCGGCGGGCATCTCCAATCCCAAGGACTTCCGCAACGAGGTGGTCAACTTCGTACTGCGCGCCCGCGCCAACAACCATGGCAAGAACCCGAGCTGGCTCAGTTACCAGAAGCTGCGCGACGTGATCGAGAAGAAAATGTTCTCCAACACCGAGGACCTGCTGCCAGTGATTTCCTTCAATGCCAAGGGCAGCGAAGACGACCAGCGCAAGCACAACAACTTCGTGCAACGCATGGTCTCCCGCGGCTACACGGAAAAGCAGGTACGCCTGCTGTCCGAATGGTATCTGCGAGTTCGCAAAGCGCAGTAA
- a CDS encoding YeaH/YhbH family protein, which translates to MSYIIDRRLNDKRKSTVNRQRFLRRYRKHIREAVNDAVNRRSIQDMEQGERINIPRKDLSEPIFHHGPGGQRSIVHPGNKEFHQGDRILRPEGGGGQGSGDGQASDQGEGDDAFAFEIDKQEFLNFLFEDLELPNLVKRHLEGAQTFQTKHGGIVSQGMPAKINIVRSMRQASMRRRALTAATRRRIRDFKAEREALLQQDQSPQRQARLQELEEQIAKLERRLERIPFLDTVDLRFNHHVKVPVPVSRAVMFCIMDVSGSMNQDMKDLAKRFFLLLYLFLQRNYEKIEVVFIRHHTSAKEVDEEEFFYSRETGGTIVSSALKLTRDIINERYPVAEWNIYAAQASDGDNWNDDSPACAKLIEEELLPKLQYFTYVEVMPRAHQALWDHYQHIMEKHPTAFSMAQIDEPGEIYPVFRHLFKKRMEDA; encoded by the coding sequence ATGAGCTACATCATTGATCGCCGCCTGAATGACAAGCGCAAGAGCACCGTCAATCGCCAGCGCTTTCTGCGTCGTTACCGCAAGCACATTCGCGAAGCGGTGAACGATGCGGTGAATCGTCGTTCCATTCAGGATATGGAACAGGGCGAGCGCATCAATATTCCCCGCAAGGATCTTTCCGAGCCCATTTTCCACCATGGTCCCGGCGGACAGCGCAGCATCGTTCATCCCGGCAACAAGGAGTTTCACCAGGGCGACCGGATCCTGCGCCCGGAGGGCGGAGGTGGTCAGGGCAGTGGCGATGGCCAGGCCAGTGATCAGGGCGAAGGCGATGATGCCTTTGCCTTTGAAATCGACAAACAGGAATTTCTCAACTTCCTGTTCGAGGATCTGGAGCTGCCCAACCTGGTAAAGCGACACCTGGAGGGTGCCCAGACGTTCCAGACCAAACATGGCGGCATCGTCAGCCAGGGCATGCCCGCCAAGATCAATATTGTCCGCTCCATGCGCCAGGCGTCCATGCGCCGCCGGGCGCTCACCGCCGCCACCCGCCGCCGTATTCGTGACTTCAAGGCCGAACGGGAGGCGCTCCTGCAACAGGATCAGTCCCCACAACGCCAGGCCCGGCTGCAGGAGCTGGAGGAACAGATCGCCAAACTGGAACGACGCCTGGAACGTATTCCGTTTCTGGATACCGTGGACCTGCGCTTCAATCACCATGTGAAGGTGCCCGTGCCGGTGAGCCGGGCGGTAATGTTCTGCATCATGGATGTGTCCGGCTCCATGAATCAGGACATGAAGGATCTGGCCAAGCGCTTTTTCCTGTTGCTGTATCTGTTCCTGCAGCGCAATTACGAAAAGATCGAAGTGGTCTTTATCCGCCACCACACCAGCGCCAAGGAAGTGGACGAGGAAGAGTTCTTCTATTCCCGTGAGACCGGCGGCACCATTGTCTCCAGTGCCCTGAAGCTGACCCGCGACATCATCAATGAACGCTACCCGGTGGCCGAATGGAATATCTATGCGGCCCAGGCATCCGACGGTGACAACTGGAATGACGACTCTCCGGCCTGCGCCAAACTGATCGAGGAGGAGCTGCTGCCCAAGCTGCAGTATTTCACCTACGTGGAAGTCATGCCCCGCGCCCACCAGGCCCTGTGGGACCACTATCAACACATCATGGAAAAACATCCGACTGCCTTTTCCATGGCCCAGATTGATGAACCCGGCGAGATTTACCCGGTTTTCCGGCACCTTTTCAAGAAACGCATGGAGGATGCATGA